The Pelmatolapia mariae isolate MD_Pm_ZW linkage group LG10_11, Pm_UMD_F_2, whole genome shotgun sequence genome includes a region encoding these proteins:
- the LOC134636482 gene encoding high affinity immunoglobulin epsilon receptor subunit beta-like — MSVTMSKADGVTVLTLTSDPQSPWPPLCQIFKNLCYSPVCCTVSQHLRSLNRASQTVLGTLQIMIGLLNIGFGLILYYTRTSFYLNYLGFPFWLGALFIMFGIVCILSEKYPSPCLVILTVILNLVGSVFAITGIAMYGIYLEDIGYWRNYDCYNSYNGYNDYWYGMTTIRPPYLKEKLLQEKCLEGQAVLKMLLRSISALMITLSVLELCVVISSAVLGIKALRSKEKGQNKSTDDPELYKPMLEEVTAQPVALTA, encoded by the exons ATGTCAGTGACTATGTCCAAGGCTGATGGGGTCACTGTACtcactctgacctctgacccccaAAGTCCTTGGCCTCCTCTGTGCCAGATCTTCAAGAACCTTTGCTACAGTCCAGTGTGCTGCACTGTGTCTCAGCACCTGAGAAGCCTCAACAGAGCTTCTCAGACAGTGCTGGGG ACTCTGCAGATAATGATCGGGCTTCTCAACATTGGATTTGGACTTATACTCTATTACACTCGGACATCCTTTTACTTAAACTACTTAGGCTTTCCATTTTGGTTGGGTGCATTG tTCATCATGTTCGGCATTGTGTGCATTTTGTCTGAGAAGTATCCAAGTCCATGTTTG gtcaTCCTTACTGTGATTCTGAATCTGGTTGGATCTGTTTTTGCCATCACAGGCATTGCAATGTACGGCATTTATTTAGAAGACATTGGTTATTGGAGGAACTATGATTGCTACAATAGCTACAATGGCTACAATGATTACTGGTATGGCATGACAACAATAAGGCCTCCatatttaaaggaaaaactccttcaGGAGAAATGCTTGGAGGGCCAAGCAGTGCTGAAG ATGCTCCTGAGAAGCATCAGTGCTCTGATGATCACCTTGTCTGTTCTGGAGCTCTGTGTTGTGATAAGCTCTGCTGTCCTGGGAATCAAGGCTCTGAGGAGCaaagaaaaaggacaaaacaag aGCACTGACGACCCAGAGCTCTACAAACCGATGCTGGAGGAAGTCACTGCACAGCCTGTGGCATTAACAGCCTGA